The Gopherus evgoodei ecotype Sinaloan lineage unplaced genomic scaffold, rGopEvg1_v1.p scaffold_45_arrow_ctg1, whole genome shotgun sequence genome has a window encoding:
- the LOC115642797 gene encoding olfactory receptor 14A16-like has translation MSNETTLTEFLLLGFSDVRELQILHFVTFLVIYLAALMGNLLIITAVALNPHLQSPMFFFLVNLSILDFGSISVTIPKSMANSLMNTRVISYPGCVAQVFLFFLFTATDLALLTIMAYDRYVAICQPLHYERVMNRRACVQMAVSAWISGIIFSALHTGNTFRLPFCQSNDINQFFCEIPQLLKLTCSHSYLSEVGGIALGVFLSLNCFVFIIVSYVHIFKTVLRIPSEQGQHKAFSTCLPHLTVVSLLLFTGIFAYLKPTSSSASGLDLAVGVLYSLVPPVMNPIIYSMRNKEIKATLQKLVVWRLFTKS, from the coding sequence atgtccaacgAAACCACCCtgaccgagttccttctcctgggattttcTGACGttcgggagctgcagattttgcactttgttaCGTTCCTGGTGATTTACCTGGCAGCCCTGAtggggaatcttctcatcatcacagcCGTAGCCCTCAACCCCCATCTTCAATCCCCCATGTTCTTCTTCCTGGTAAATCTGTCCATCCTAGACTTTGGCTCCATATCCGTTActatccccaaatccatggcgaACTCCCTCATGAACACCAGGGTGATTTCTTATCCTGGATGTGTTGCCCAAGTCTTTCTGTTTTTCCTCTTCACTGCAACTGATCTTGCCTTACTCACCATCATGGCATATGACCGATATgttgccatctgccaaccactgcactatgagagagtgatgaacaggagagcttgtgtccaaatggcagtcagtgcctggatcagtggtATTATCTTCTCTGCCCTGCACACTGGGAACACCTTCAGGTTACCATTCTGCCAGTCCAATGACATcaaccagttcttctgtgaaatcccccaacTACTCAAGCTCACCTGCTCTCATTCGTATCTCAGTGAAGTTGGGGGTATTGCCTTAGGTGTGTTTTTAAGTTTAAACTGCTTTGTTTTCATTATTGTGTCTTATGTTCATATCTTCAAGACTGTGCTGAGAATCCCTTCTGAGCAAGGacagcataaagccttctccacctgccttcctcacctcactgtggtctctttgttgcttttcactggcatctttgcctacctgaaacccacctcTAGCTCAGCATCAGGTCTGGACCTTGCTGTGGGTGTTCTCTATTCCCTGGTACCTCCAGTGATGAATcccatcatctacagcatgaggaacaaggagatcaaagctACATTGCAGAAACTGGTTGTGTGGAGGTTATTCACCAAGAGTTAA